A single genomic interval of Littorina saxatilis isolate snail1 linkage group LG17, US_GU_Lsax_2.0, whole genome shotgun sequence harbors:
- the LOC138951698 gene encoding lysocardiolipin acyltransferase 1-like translates to MGQPIWKGVVFSASLFLSCFFGTLVLLTPLIPVALKWPSVGRRLMDFFLWLWFVLAAAVYELFLGVKIVVHGQPAPPKHSVLILCNHRTRLDWLFLMSYELRCGTLSQYRISLKAQLKSIPGPGWAMQCAGFLFLQRDWKKDQDWISQSLKYFACMGTQPQFLLFPEGTDYCKNGLEKSRKFAEANGLPMYEWVLHPRTTGFVHFINKMKEYKTLDSVLDVTVAYPKNIVHSEAELGKGTAPQEVHFYAQNHLISEMPESTDKLEDWLRNTWREKEVALKKFYQVKGFHVNGENSAVSEEKERSVQRLLWGVVVFWAVFLTVVFYSLIFFPLFKWYCILSALTFVFIGRSYGGVDSLLYSLCD, encoded by the exons ATGGGTCAACCAATATGGAAGGGTGTGGTGTTCTCTGCCTCCCTGTTCCTGTCCTGTTTCTTCGGAACCCTAGTGCTACTCACCCCCCTCATCCCTGTGGCGTTAAAATGGCCGTCAGTTGGCCGCCGTCTCATGGACTTCTTTCTCTGGCTCTGGTTCGTCTTAGCTGCT GCTGTGTATGAGTTATTCTTGGGTGTGAAGATAGTCGTTCATGGACAGCCTGCTCCACCTAAACATAGCGTCCTGATTTTGTGCAACCATCGTACACGCTTGGACTGGCTTTTCCTCATGTCCTATGAACTGCGATGTGGAACCCTTAGCCAGTACAGGATCTCACTGAAAGCACAACTCAAATCTATCCCTGGTCCAG GGTGGGCGATGCAGTGTGCTGGATTTTTGTTTCTGCAACGAGACTGGAAGAAAGATCAGGACTGGATTAGCCAATCTTTGAAGTACTTCGCTTGTATGGGGACACAGCCACAG tttttgctcttccctGAAGGAACAGACTACTGCAAGAATGGGCTGGAAAAGAGTCGGAAGTTTGCCGAAGCCAATGGTCTTCCTATGTATGAGTGGGTTCTGCACCCACGCACAACTGGCTTTGTTCAttttatcaacaaaatgaaagaaT ATAAGACCCTGGACTCTGTTCTGGATGTCACCGTGGCGTACCCCAAAAATATTGTCCACAGCGAGGCAGAACTGGGTAAGGGCACTGCACCACAGGAGGTCCACTTTTACGCACAAAACCACCTTATTTCTGAAATGCCGGAGTCCACCGACAAGCTGGAAGATTGGTTGCGCAACACCTGGCGGGAAAAGGAAGTCGCCCTCAAAAAGTTTTACCAAGTCAAAGGCTTTCATGTGAACGGAGAGAACTCTGCAGTCTCTGAGGAGAAAGAGAGGTCGGTGCAGCGGCTTCTGTGGGGCGTGGTGGTGTTCTGGGCAGTGTTTCTGACAGTGGTGTTCTACTCGTTGATTTTCTTCCCCTTGTTCAAGTGGTACTGCATCCTCAGTGCTCTCACCTTTGTTTTCATTGGCAGGAGTTACGGAGGAGTCGATTCCCTCTTGTACTCCCTTTGTGATTAG
- the LOC138951632 gene encoding uncharacterized protein: MSTILSRIRVTGANFLTWCREFLLGLHSDSVIVETDEDLKTLRTVRVNSFMHTGLKLQSHDEGQLTEENVADFFDAHSHTNTVSVISITITQHPELTDIPTSIGKFVSLTSLDLSSNSLKDLPLSVVYLQAVKVLNLSGNQFCTIPPIIGHLTRLEQLILKDNDLQYLPTSLVHLKRLRVLDVSGNDMMFAPPLKVCRKGTGAIMKHLRKRIGRSNLWSSHRQYYTETAMDACRGNFEMKSLLEICVATVLKFRIDYFSQAHIAPSLKRHLHDRTQAELAAVKISKCSKCKMFFSSQANFDDHDCDMYTFL, translated from the coding sequence ATGTCGACTATTTTGAGTCGAATTCGTGTTACCGGTGCCAACTTCCTGACTTGGTGCCGTGAGTTTTTATTAGGTTTGCACTCAGACTCTGTAATTGTTGAAACCGATGAGGACTTGAAGACACTAAGAACAGTTCGTGTGAACAGTTTCATGCATACTGGTCTGAAATTACAGAGTCATGATGAAGGACAGCTGACAGAGGAAAATGTCGCAGACTTTTTCGATGCTCACTCGCACACCAACACTGTGAGTGTGATAAGCATTACCATCACCCAACATCCAGAATTGACAGACATTCCAACTTCCATCGGAAAATTTGTGAGTCTGACATCACTTGACCTGTCGTCGAACAGTTTAAAAGATTTACCATTGTCTGTTGTGTACCTTCAGGCTGTGAAAGTCCTGAACTTATCTGGCAATCAGTTCTGCACCATACCTCCAATCATCGGACACCTGACCCGTTTAGAACAATTGATCTTGAAGGACAATGACTTGCAGTATCTTCCAACAAGTCTTGTTCACTTGAAACGTCTCAGAGTTCTGGATGTGTCTGGAAATGACATGATGTTTGCGCCGCCACTGAAAGTGTGCCGGAAAGGAACAGGTGCAATCATGAAGCACCTGCGGAAACGCATTGGTCGAAGCAACTTGTGGAGTAGCCATAGACAGTACTACACAGAAACTGCAATGGATGCCTGTCGAGGTAACTTTGAAATGAAAAGTCTGCTGGAGATTTGTGTAGCTACTGTTCTTAAGTTCAGAATAGATTATTTTTCTCAGGCACACATTGCCCCTTCCTTGAAACGACACCTGCATGACAGAACGCAGGCAGAATTGGCAGCTGTGAAAATATCCAAGTGCAGCAAATGCAAAATGTTCTTTTCATCACAGGCCAACTTTGATGATCACGACTGCGACATGTATACTTTCTTGTAA